Proteins encoded in a region of the Azospirillum sp. TSH58 genome:
- a CDS encoding ABC transporter permease encodes MTASTVPSEASSASAAPRGDGVRRSTLRRVVPYLQAGPLALTLLVFLLIPILTIVAVSFWDYDSIRIYPDFVLTNYEELLTSPVTWKTYLNTVKFAALTWVITLLIGFTVAYFLAFHVQSTTWQMVLFLVCTIPFWTSNIIRMISWIPFLGRNGLLNSGLISAGLIDQPLEFLLFSDFAVVLAFVHLYALFMVVPIFNSMMRIDRALVEAARDGGASAAQVVWNVILPLAKPGIAIGSIFVVTLVMGDFITVRLMSGGQSASIGLMIANEISLLQYPAAAANAVVLLAVVLIMVVAMLRIVDIRKEL; translated from the coding sequence ATGACCGCCTCCACCGTCCCATCCGAAGCGTCCAGCGCGTCCGCGGCACCGCGGGGCGACGGGGTGCGCCGTTCCACGCTGCGCCGGGTCGTCCCCTATCTCCAGGCCGGGCCGCTGGCGCTGACTCTCCTGGTCTTCCTGCTGATCCCCATCCTGACCATCGTCGCGGTCAGCTTCTGGGACTACGACAGCATCCGCATCTACCCGGACTTCGTGCTGACCAACTACGAGGAGCTGCTGACCTCGCCGGTCACCTGGAAGACCTACCTGAACACGGTGAAGTTCGCGGCGCTGACCTGGGTCATCACATTGCTGATCGGCTTCACCGTCGCCTATTTCCTGGCCTTCCACGTCCAGTCCACGACCTGGCAGATGGTGCTGTTCCTGGTCTGCACGATCCCCTTCTGGACCTCCAACATCATCCGCATGATCTCGTGGATTCCCTTCCTCGGGCGCAACGGGCTGCTGAATTCGGGGCTGATCTCCGCCGGGCTGATCGACCAGCCGCTGGAGTTCCTGCTGTTCTCCGACTTCGCGGTGGTGCTGGCCTTCGTGCACCTCTACGCGCTGTTCATGGTAGTGCCGATCTTCAATTCGATGATGCGCATCGACCGCGCCCTGGTCGAGGCGGCGCGCGACGGCGGCGCCAGCGCGGCGCAGGTGGTGTGGAACGTCATCCTGCCGCTGGCCAAGCCGGGCATCGCCATCGGCTCCATCTTCGTCGTCACGCTGGTGATGGGCGACTTCATCACCGTGCGCCTGATGAGCGGCGGGCAGAGCGCCTCCATCGGGCTGATGATCGCCAACGAGATCTCGCTGCTGCAATACCCCGCCGCCGCCGCGAACGCCGTCGTCCTGCTGGCCGTCGTCCTCATCATGGTCGTGGCGATGCTGCGCATCGTCGACATCCGCAAGGAGCTGTAA
- a CDS encoding PotD/PotF family extracellular solute-binding protein: MTETRTGSPLSAGTTTGVSRRTLLKGSAAAAGVAIGSGAITGFPTIWAQNIKNVTLRQFGTGVSNLNAVADKVKEDLGFTLQMTALDSDAVAQRAVTQPKSYDIADIEYWICKKVFPAGVMQPMDVSKIKNFDKIVPIFVNGKLTPESAVAQGTAPHTVGFVEGKDSIKFAKSATQWMTLIPTIYNADTLGIRPDLVGRPITSWTDLLDPAFKGKASILNIPSIGIMDAAMVCEAMGEVKYGDKGNMTKEEIDKTLKIMTDAKKAGQFRAFWKTFDESVNLMSSGEVIIQSMWSPAVAAVRAKGIPCVYQPLKEGYRAWGGGLGIAKHLSGLELEAAYEYINWYLSGWVGAYLNRQGYYSAVLDTAKEHMSPDEWAFWMEGQPAKTDILSPEGKVMEKAGAVRDGGSFQDRMGRVACWNAVMDEDRYMVRKWNEFVAA; the protein is encoded by the coding sequence ATGACCGAGACGCGCACCGGCTCGCCCCTTTCCGCCGGGACCACCACGGGCGTCAGCCGCCGCACGCTGCTGAAGGGCAGCGCCGCCGCCGCGGGTGTCGCCATCGGGTCGGGGGCGATCACCGGCTTCCCCACCATCTGGGCGCAGAACATCAAGAACGTCACGCTGCGCCAGTTCGGCACCGGCGTGTCGAACCTGAACGCCGTCGCCGACAAGGTGAAGGAGGATCTCGGCTTCACGCTGCAGATGACCGCGCTCGATTCGGACGCTGTGGCCCAGCGCGCGGTGACCCAGCCGAAGTCCTACGACATCGCCGACATCGAATACTGGATCTGCAAGAAGGTCTTCCCGGCGGGCGTGATGCAGCCGATGGACGTGTCCAAGATCAAGAACTTCGACAAGATCGTCCCGATCTTCGTCAACGGCAAGCTGACCCCGGAGAGCGCCGTCGCCCAGGGCACCGCCCCGCACACCGTCGGCTTCGTCGAGGGCAAGGACAGCATCAAGTTCGCCAAGTCGGCCACCCAGTGGATGACGCTGATCCCGACCATCTACAACGCCGACACGCTGGGCATCCGCCCCGATCTGGTCGGCCGCCCGATCACCAGCTGGACGGACCTGCTGGACCCGGCCTTCAAGGGCAAGGCGTCGATTCTGAACATCCCCTCCATCGGAATCATGGACGCCGCCATGGTCTGCGAGGCCATGGGCGAGGTGAAGTACGGCGACAAGGGCAACATGACCAAGGAGGAGATCGACAAGACCCTCAAGATCATGACCGACGCCAAGAAGGCCGGCCAGTTCCGCGCCTTCTGGAAGACCTTCGACGAGAGCGTGAACCTGATGTCGTCGGGCGAGGTCATCATCCAGTCCATGTGGTCGCCCGCCGTGGCCGCCGTGCGCGCCAAGGGCATCCCCTGCGTCTACCAGCCGCTGAAGGAAGGCTACCGCGCCTGGGGCGGCGGTCTCGGCATCGCCAAGCATCTGAGCGGTCTGGAGCTTGAGGCGGCCTACGAGTACATCAACTGGTACCTGTCGGGCTGGGTCGGCGCCTACCTGAACCGCCAGGGCTATTACTCCGCCGTGCTCGACACCGCGAAGGAGCACATGTCGCCGGACGAGTGGGCCTTCTGGATGGAGGGCCAGCCGGCCAAGACCGACATCCTCAGCCCCGAAGGCAAGGTGATGGAGAAGGCCGGCGCGGTGCGCGACGGCGGGTCGTTCCAGGACCGCATGGGCCGCGTGGCCTGCTGGAACGCGGTGATGGACGAGGACCGCTACATGGTCCGCAAGTGGAACGAGTTCGTCGCGGCGTAA
- a CDS encoding ABC transporter ATP-binding protein, whose translation MTARSTAAGSTAAGSTVELVKLRKFYGSTVAVDGIDLRIAAGAYCCLLGPSGCGKTSTLRMIAGHEDISDGDLLIGDTVVNGEPPARRGTAMMFQSYALFPHLDCTDNVAFSLKMKGVAKEERRRRAREMLDLVHMSQYADRLPAQLSGGQQQRVALARALITRPGVLLLDEPLSALDPFLRIRMREELKRLHTELGITFVHVTHSQTEAMALADLVVVMNQGRIEQAGPPREVFNQPRTAFVARFIGGHNVVEDAAGRRAVRADRILLGQPAISDHGTDHQLEGTVRALEYHGASVHLTLDVPGAEDFAVVLDESRFYDAPLAIGDRVTAGWKARDVHPLVA comes from the coding sequence ATGACCGCCAGATCGACCGCAGCCGGATCGACCGCCGCCGGATCAACCGTCGAACTGGTGAAGCTGCGCAAATTCTACGGTTCGACCGTCGCCGTGGACGGCATCGACCTGCGCATCGCCGCTGGCGCCTACTGCTGCCTGCTCGGCCCCAGCGGCTGCGGCAAGACCTCCACGCTGCGCATGATCGCCGGGCACGAGGACATCTCCGACGGCGACCTGCTGATCGGCGACACGGTGGTCAACGGCGAGCCGCCGGCCCGCCGCGGCACCGCCATGATGTTCCAGAGCTACGCCCTGTTCCCCCACCTGGACTGCACCGACAACGTCGCCTTCAGCCTGAAGATGAAGGGCGTGGCGAAGGAGGAGCGGCGCCGCCGCGCGCGGGAGATGCTGGACCTCGTCCACATGTCCCAGTACGCGGACCGGCTGCCCGCCCAGCTCTCCGGCGGCCAGCAGCAGCGCGTGGCGCTCGCCCGCGCGCTGATCACCCGTCCCGGCGTGCTCCTGCTCGACGAGCCGCTGTCGGCGCTCGATCCCTTCCTGCGCATCCGCATGCGCGAGGAGCTGAAGCGCCTGCACACCGAGCTTGGCATCACCTTCGTCCATGTCACCCACAGCCAGACCGAGGCGATGGCGCTGGCCGACCTCGTGGTGGTGATGAACCAGGGCCGGATCGAGCAGGCCGGCCCGCCGCGCGAGGTCTTCAACCAGCCGCGCACCGCCTTCGTCGCCCGCTTCATCGGTGGCCACAACGTGGTGGAGGACGCCGCCGGCCGCCGGGCCGTGCGGGCCGACCGCATCCTGCTCGGCCAGCCTGCCATTTCCGATCACGGCACCGACCATCAGCTGGAAGGCACCGTCCGCGCGCTGGAGTATCACGGCGCGTCGGTCCACCTGACGCTCGACGTGCCGGGTGCCGAGGACTTCGCGGTGGTGCTGGACGAATCCCGCTTCTACGACGCCCCGCTCGCCATCGGCGACCGCGTGACCGCGGGCTGGAAGGCGCGCGACGTCCACCCCCTGGTCGCCTGA
- a CDS encoding GntR family transcriptional regulator has protein sequence MKTVLSAPRRAVRGRGEGAEARIVRSIGDAIADRRLPPGTKLAEESLAEVFGVSRERVRKVLLLLAQRRVVTLIPNRGAFVAKPTAREAREVFEARRVIERAVVEALERSPRPLPDEMSAKLRAHLAQEEEADRAGDRMALIRLSGQFHLLLADFAGNATLAGILADLIDRSSLAIAAFERRSAHSCSATEHRRFVEALESGPPGAALRLMMEHLDEVERQLDLDLRPDGAVDLKSVFADRPAGRT, from the coding sequence ATGAAGACTGTCCTGAGCGCCCCCCGCCGCGCCGTCCGCGGGCGGGGGGAGGGGGCGGAGGCCCGCATCGTCCGCAGCATCGGCGACGCCATCGCCGACCGCCGCCTGCCGCCCGGCACCAAGCTGGCCGAGGAGAGCCTGGCCGAGGTGTTCGGCGTCAGCCGGGAGCGGGTGCGCAAGGTGCTGCTCCTGCTGGCGCAGCGGCGCGTGGTGACGCTGATCCCCAACCGCGGCGCCTTCGTCGCCAAGCCCACCGCGCGGGAGGCGCGCGAGGTGTTCGAGGCCCGGCGGGTGATCGAGCGCGCCGTGGTGGAGGCGCTGGAGCGCAGCCCGCGCCCGCTGCCGGACGAGATGTCGGCCAAGCTGCGCGCCCATCTGGCGCAGGAGGAGGAGGCCGACCGGGCCGGCGACCGCATGGCGCTGATCCGCCTGTCGGGTCAGTTCCACCTTCTGCTCGCCGACTTCGCCGGGAACGCGACGCTGGCCGGAATCCTGGCGGACCTGATCGACCGCTCCAGCCTCGCCATCGCGGCGTTCGAGCGGCGGTCCGCCCATTCCTGCTCCGCCACCGAGCACCGGCGCTTCGTCGAGGCGCTGGAGTCCGGACCGCCCGGCGCGGCGCTGCGGCTGATGATGGAGCATCTCGACGAGGTGGAGCGGCAGCTCGACCTCGATCTGCGGCCGGATGGCGCGGTCGATCTGAAATCCGTTTTCGCGGATCGGCCGGCGGGCCGGACGTAA